In Planctomycetaceae bacterium, a single window of DNA contains:
- the nadD gene encoding nicotinate-nucleotide adenylyltransferase → MRMGILGGTFDPVHYGHLLMAESCREELRLDQIRFIPARQPPHKPGRLISPQSDRAEMLRLAISAYPEFTMDCREFDREGPSFTVDTLAELSIQFPEAQLYLIIGADSLQDLLTWRQPDRIAEIAQLVVCNRPGYALPDRRQAIQWTGPEIGNTVEFVRMPGTDVSATELRDRTSHHRSLRFLTPPAVEEYIRTNALYQRSTDQ, encoded by the coding sequence ATGCGCATGGGGATTCTTGGCGGAACCTTTGATCCTGTCCACTATGGACACCTGCTGATGGCGGAGTCCTGTCGGGAAGAACTCCGTCTGGATCAGATTCGTTTCATCCCCGCAAGACAGCCACCCCACAAACCTGGCCGGTTGATCTCGCCGCAGTCTGATCGGGCGGAGATGCTCAGACTGGCAATCTCTGCATACCCCGAATTTACAATGGACTGCCGTGAGTTCGATCGTGAAGGGCCATCCTTTACCGTCGACACGTTAGCAGAACTATCAATCCAGTTCCCGGAAGCTCAATTGTATTTGATCATCGGAGCCGATTCACTCCAGGATCTGCTCACCTGGAGACAACCCGACCGTATCGCAGAAATCGCCCAACTGGTGGTATGCAATCGTCCCGGATACGCCCTGCCCGATCGAAGACAGGCCATCCAGTGGACCGGCCCTGAGATCGGGAATACCGTTGAATTCGTCCGCATGCCTGGCACGGATGTGTCGGCGACCGAGCTCCGCGACCGTACCAGCCATCACCGCTCTCTGCGATTTCTGACGCCACCAGCCGTGGAAGAGTACATCCGGACAAATGCGCTCTATCAGCGGAGTACTGACCAGTGA
- a CDS encoding serine/threonine-protein kinase, with amino-acid sequence MNPDHILDAFDAAWAAAEKASGIPPRIQQFRLPQDDPHEAEHFQNLVEIDLEYRWRQRPAEQETASDKSATPSLRDYVPPGADSKACRIFSPAFVADAYRAALQNGQTAAHSDYLPFAFDQDRARQLLGRVDADYEAGGPETGRIDRDRFWLRKINKKGWPSLPDYDVMAVLGRGGKGIVYKARQLSLDRTVAIKTLRANGDATATDLQRLQNEAKILGSLHHPNIVTVYSLVQADDQCFLIMEYVSGSDLSKRSQNAPISIRDAALYMQVVADAIQVAHEHGVLHRDIKPSNILLDDAGVIRVTDFGLSRRLQAAGASDPLTATTEVLGTPGYISPEQARGRSRELDETADVYGMGATLYSLLVGIPPFTGQDVISILQQVCERIPTPPGILQPDIPRDLQTICMKCLEKRPQDRYPTAKAVAEELGRFLRGESIQARPQSVFYRGFRWCQRNVALAALLCSVVVLAIGLIGSSIVRSVENARALERERAANGELHDNQIRLARLEYDANELGNAKRILQLLEPTYDKQYGPPWEWKYLTGLLDDSEFRWPMAFGDAVWIGALAYSPDGRFIAAGNRAPNFDSTQTGSKGRVTIRDVSTGQIIKEFTDVMSIMDLLYMDGGAVLVAVEMDMGIHGRSFGYGPATVRRWSTDTWEELPPIFTNRPVAEVYPAGESLFAVTLAQSPEIKDQDLLLYNLNDIGPPSTIRQWRASEDFAGFEVERADGTFEEFPVQRTGSWARQFLHGNRFEVSVARVARGSGSTGRGGVTVSVYQKPGRKLVRTIDVRFVETMAFDCEERQLAIATNRGEIRVWDTETWMELQPFRGHMNQVRSLAFSPDGKRLASGDWDGTVRIWDLSKAPGSVDTGTPVLNSALESFAWNDEAQLVSLIAGEPLKFFPPGSQAAVRSQELPFPPKRLSPGRLSDLNDDGTLIAVASRDDNTVMDLRDTVSGDVVVRLPAHGVRVSFVKLNPNSVATAAWSSGIFNPPLPEDGEIRLSDLRGNELFFVRAEATRVHRLAVSRDASMIAASCEQFTDAGESHCFVRAWNVGTGNQIDEFPISHWGLGLEFNPANHLLAAIAFETGDLTIRDVTKRITIAHKQNSAPEIQDFCFSPDGQRLAGVSRRQLILWNCKTHRQAFDLPLREFGDDMAYNARVRFSADGNTIMANQADGTIRSWGIAGGKE; translated from the coding sequence ATGAATCCTGACCATATTCTGGATGCTTTCGATGCTGCATGGGCTGCCGCTGAGAAAGCGTCAGGCATTCCGCCTCGGATTCAACAGTTCCGCTTGCCTCAGGATGATCCTCACGAAGCCGAACACTTCCAGAACCTCGTCGAGATTGATCTTGAGTACCGCTGGCGGCAACGCCCTGCCGAACAGGAAACTGCGTCCGACAAGTCAGCAACACCGTCCCTCCGTGACTACGTCCCGCCCGGAGCTGATTCGAAGGCCTGCAGAATTTTCTCTCCCGCGTTTGTCGCCGACGCGTACCGGGCCGCACTGCAGAATGGACAAACGGCAGCCCATTCAGACTATCTTCCATTTGCCTTTGATCAGGACCGAGCCCGTCAGCTTCTGGGCAGGGTCGATGCCGATTATGAGGCTGGTGGTCCGGAAACTGGCCGAATCGACAGGGACAGGTTCTGGCTGAGAAAGATCAACAAGAAAGGTTGGCCTTCTCTGCCGGACTATGATGTGATGGCGGTTCTGGGTCGCGGAGGCAAGGGAATCGTCTACAAGGCGCGGCAATTGTCCCTTGACCGAACGGTTGCCATCAAGACGCTTCGAGCAAACGGTGATGCCACTGCGACTGATCTTCAAAGGCTGCAGAACGAAGCAAAGATACTGGGCAGTCTGCACCATCCGAATATCGTCACTGTGTATTCCCTTGTGCAGGCGGACGATCAGTGTTTTCTGATCATGGAATATGTGAGTGGCAGCGACTTATCCAAACGGAGTCAGAATGCCCCGATATCCATACGGGATGCCGCGCTATACATGCAGGTTGTCGCTGATGCGATTCAGGTTGCTCATGAACATGGTGTTCTGCATCGCGATATTAAACCATCTAATATTCTTCTGGATGATGCAGGGGTTATTCGCGTCACGGACTTTGGGTTGTCCAGACGCCTTCAGGCGGCAGGTGCTTCAGACCCACTGACAGCCACAACAGAAGTTCTCGGGACCCCCGGATATATTTCGCCGGAACAGGCCAGAGGACGGAGTCGGGAACTCGATGAAACAGCCGATGTATATGGTATGGGTGCAACTTTGTATTCGTTGCTTGTCGGAATTCCACCCTTTACCGGACAGGATGTGATCAGCATATTGCAGCAGGTCTGTGAACGAATTCCGACGCCACCTGGAATACTGCAACCGGATATCCCGCGAGACCTTCAGACAATCTGCATGAAATGTCTCGAAAAGCGTCCTCAGGATCGATACCCCACGGCGAAAGCTGTTGCTGAGGAATTAGGCCGTTTTCTGCGCGGAGAATCAATTCAGGCTCGCCCGCAGAGCGTCTTTTATCGCGGTTTCCGGTGGTGCCAGCGCAATGTTGCACTGGCAGCGCTGCTCTGCAGTGTTGTCGTGTTGGCGATTGGCCTGATTGGTTCTTCGATTGTGCGTAGTGTTGAAAACGCAAGAGCACTGGAACGTGAGCGAGCAGCTAACGGAGAATTGCATGACAATCAAATCCGTCTGGCGCGTCTTGAGTATGATGCGAATGAGCTGGGTAACGCAAAACGCATTCTGCAACTGCTGGAACCAACGTATGACAAGCAGTATGGCCCTCCCTGGGAATGGAAGTACCTGACCGGATTGCTCGACGACAGTGAATTTCGCTGGCCCATGGCATTTGGCGATGCTGTGTGGATCGGCGCACTGGCCTATTCGCCGGATGGCCGCTTCATCGCAGCAGGCAATCGGGCGCCCAATTTTGATTCCACACAAACAGGATCAAAAGGACGCGTCACAATTCGAGATGTATCGACTGGTCAGATCATCAAAGAATTTACGGACGTGATGTCGATCATGGATTTGCTTTATATGGACGGTGGAGCGGTCCTGGTCGCTGTCGAGATGGATATGGGGATTCATGGTCGTTCCTTCGGGTATGGTCCGGCCACCGTGCGACGATGGAGCACCGACACCTGGGAAGAACTTCCACCCATCTTCACCAATCGACCTGTTGCTGAGGTCTACCCAGCTGGTGAATCGCTGTTCGCAGTAACGCTTGCCCAGTCGCCGGAAATAAAGGATCAGGACCTGCTGTTGTATAACCTCAACGACATTGGTCCTCCGTCAACGATTCGGCAGTGGCGAGCGAGCGAAGACTTTGCCGGCTTCGAGGTAGAACGAGCTGATGGCACGTTCGAAGAGTTTCCTGTGCAGCGAACGGGATCGTGGGCCCGCCAGTTTCTGCACGGCAATCGGTTTGAGGTCAGTGTCGCCAGGGTCGCCAGGGGCAGCGGAAGTACCGGAAGAGGCGGGGTGACGGTATCAGTGTATCAGAAACCGGGTCGGAAACTGGTCCGAACCATTGACGTTCGGTTTGTCGAAACAATGGCCTTTGATTGTGAAGAACGGCAGTTGGCCATCGCGACGAACCGAGGTGAAATACGGGTTTGGGACACAGAGACGTGGATGGAATTGCAACCGTTTCGGGGACACATGAACCAGGTCAGAAGTCTTGCATTTAGTCCCGATGGAAAGCGGCTGGCATCAGGTGACTGGGATGGGACCGTTCGGATCTGGGATCTTTCCAAAGCTCCCGGCAGCGTCGATACCGGGACACCAGTTCTCAACTCGGCCCTCGAATCGTTTGCATGGAACGACGAGGCGCAGCTGGTTTCACTAATTGCTGGGGAACCTTTGAAGTTTTTCCCACCGGGCTCGCAGGCCGCTGTTCGATCTCAGGAGCTTCCATTTCCCCCTAAACGCCTTAGTCCCGGAAGGCTTTCTGATTTGAATGATGATGGGACTCTGATTGCCGTCGCGTCTCGGGACGACAATACAGTGATGGACCTGCGCGATACGGTGTCCGGAGACGTTGTTGTCAGGTTGCCGGCACATGGTGTGCGCGTGTCTTTCGTGAAGTTGAATCCGAATTCAGTTGCAACAGCCGCATGGTCGTCCGGAATTTTTAATCCACCGCTTCCTGAAGACGGGGAAATCCGACTGTCGGACCTGCGTGGTAACGAACTGTTCTTCGTCCGGGCAGAAGCAACTCGAGTGCATCGGCTTGCGGTGTCCAGGGACGCTTCTATGATCGCCGCCTCCTGCGAACAGTTTACGGATGCTGGCGAGTCTCACTGTTTTGTGCGGGCATGGAATGTAGGGACGGGCAATCAGATCGATGAGTTCCCTATAAGTCACTGGGGCCTGGGTCTGGAATTCAATCCGGCAAATCACCTGCTGGCGGCAATTGCATTTGAAACGGGTGATTTGACGATTCGCGATGTGACCAAAAGGATCACGATAGCGCACAAACAAAATTCTGCACCGGAGATTCAGGATTTTTGTTTCAGTCCGGATGGGCAGCGCCTTGCAGGAGTCTCGCGAAGGCAGTTGATCCTCTGGAACTGTAAAACGCATCGGCAGGCGTTCGATTTGCCGCTCCGGGAATTTGGTGACGACATGGCCTACAACGCGCGAGTCCGATTTAGTGCTGACGGAAATACCATCATGGCGAATCAGGCGGATGGAACGATTCGGTCCTGGGGGATTGCCGGCGGGAAAGAGTGA
- a CDS encoding ECF-type sigma factor: protein MSGSASVPETSVDLAEAYVSSDDSRAADRLYHRHRDATLKLAASGMSNQLQVRVDPEDVYQSVSLILLRGLKKRQFRLVRAGDLRALLAKLTHRRIQKKVEQNTAEKRSFYRETTLSSGNQPYVAGRLEHVTCTEQYDATLLLSRLQDPLHRKIVRMIMDGIPVAEVAASCDCSMARIRQVLRQISRSRIAATHHES from the coding sequence ATGTCTGGTAGTGCGAGTGTTCCGGAAACCTCGGTTGACCTGGCGGAAGCTTACGTGAGCAGTGATGATTCACGGGCGGCCGATCGTCTTTATCACAGACATCGGGATGCAACGTTGAAGCTTGCTGCCAGCGGCATGTCGAATCAATTGCAGGTTCGCGTGGATCCGGAAGACGTTTATCAGTCTGTGAGTCTGATTCTTCTTCGCGGATTGAAGAAACGACAATTTCGACTGGTGCGTGCCGGAGACCTGCGGGCGCTGTTAGCAAAGCTCACGCATCGCCGGATTCAGAAGAAAGTCGAACAGAATACGGCGGAGAAACGCTCATTCTACAGAGAAACAACTCTTAGCTCGGGCAACCAGCCTTATGTCGCCGGGCGACTTGAGCATGTCACGTGCACAGAGCAATACGATGCGACACTGCTGCTGTCGCGCCTGCAGGATCCGCTGCACCGAAAAATTGTTCGAATGATAATGGACGGTATTCCGGTGGCAGAGGTAGCTGCCTCCTGTGATTGTTCGATGGCGCGAATCCGGCAGGTGCTGCGTCAAATTTCCCGGAGCAGGATCGCGGCAACTCACCATGAATCCTGA